A region from the Panicum hallii strain FIL2 chromosome 1, PHallii_v3.1, whole genome shotgun sequence genome encodes:
- the LOC112879068 gene encoding probable methyltransferase PMT15 yields MGVRLAATKLHIPPSAARRPTFLPFVAVLLLCSASYLLGVWQHGGFASPSESPAVSIATAVACTTAAAPATRKKAPSARARSRSSPSQPSRALDFSAHHAAAADEALTSAASSGSSSSSSSASPRRYPACPVRYSEYTPCEDVERSLRYPRDRLVYRERHCPASERERLRCLVPAPRGYRTPFPWPASRDVAWFANVPHKELTVEKAVQNWIRVDGDKLRFPGGGTMFPNGADAYIDDIGKIIPLHDGSIRTALDTGCGVASWGAYLLSRDILAMSFAPRDSHEAQVQFALERGVPAMIGVLASNRLTYPARAFDMAHCSRCLIPWQLYDGLYLIEVDRVLRPGGYWILSGPPINWKKYWKGWERTKEDLNAEQQAIEAVARSLCWTKVKEAGDIAVWQKPYNHAGCKASRKAKSPPFCSGKNPDAAWYDKMEACITPLPEVSGASDVAGGAVKKWPQRLTAVPPRVSRGGIRGVTTKSFAQDTELWRRRVRHYKSVISQFEKKGRYRNVLDMNARLGGFAAALAAAGDPLWVMNMVPTVGNTTTLGAIYERGLIGSYQDWCEGMSTYPRTYDLIHADSVFTLYKNRCEMDRILLEMDRVLRPRGTVIIRDDVDMLVKVKSVADGMRWDSQIVDHEDGPLVREKILLVVKKYWTAQDQDQ; encoded by the exons ATGGGTGTCCGCTTGGCGGCGACGAAGCTGCACATCCCGCCGTCGGCCGCGCGGCGCCCCACCTTCCTGCCGTTCGTCGCCgtcctgctcctctgctccgcctCCTACCTCCTCGGCGTCTGGCAGCACGGCGGCTTCGCCTCCCCGTCCGAGTCCCCCGCCGTCTCCAtcgccaccgccgtcgcctgcaccaccgccgccgcacccgccACTAGGAAGAAGGCCCCGTCTGCCCGCGCCAGGTCCCGCTCCTCCCCCTCCCAGCCATCCCGGGCCCTCGACTTCTCCGCGCACCacgcggcggccgcggacgAGGCGCTCACATCCGCCGCCTcgtccggctcctcctcctcctcctcgtcggcaTCGCCGCGGAGGTACCCCGCGTGCCCCGTCAGGTACTCCGAGTACACCCCGTGCGAGGACGTGGAGCGGTCGCTGCGGTACCCGCGGGACCGGCTGGTGTACCGGGAGCGCCACTGCCCGGCGTCGGAGCGGGAGCGGCTGCGGTGCCTCGTCCCCGCGCCGCGCGGGTACCGGACCCCGTTCCCGTGGCCCGCCAGCCGCGACGTCGCCTGGTTCGCCAACGTGCCGCACAAGGAGCTTACCGTCGAGAAGGCGGTGCAGAACTGGATCCGCGTCGACGGCGACAAGCTCAGGTTCCCCGGCGGCGGGACCATGTTCCCCAACGGCGCCGACGCCTACATCGACGACATTGGCAAGATCATCCCGCTCCACGACGGCTCCATCCGCACCGCGCTCGACACCGGATGCGGG GTGGCGAGCTGGGGCGCGTACCTGCTGTCGCGGGACATCCTGGCCATGTCGTTCGCGCCGCGGGACTCCCACGAGGCGCAGGTGCAGTTCGCGCTGGAGCGCGGCGTCCCCGCCATGATCGGCGTCCTCGCGTCCAACCGCCTCACCTACCCGGCGCGCGCCTTCGACATGGCGCACTGCTCCCGCTGCCTCATCCCCTGGCAGCTCTACG ATGGACTGTACCTGATTGAGGTTGACCGCGTGCTGCGGCCGGGAGGGTACTGGATCCTGTCCGGCCCGCCGATCAACTGGAAGAAGTACTGGAAGGGGTGGGAGCGGACCAAGGAGGACCTCAACGCCGAGCAGCAGGCCATCGAGGCCGTCGCCAGGAGCCTCTGCTGGACCAAGGTCAAGGAGGCCGGCGACATCGCCGTCTGGCAGAAGCCCTACAACCACGCCGGCTGCAAGGCCTCCCGCAAGGCGAAGTCACCGCCTTTCTGCTCTGGCAAGAACCCCGACGCGGCATG GTACGACAAGATGGAGGCCTGCATAACGCCGCTCCCGGAGGTCTCCGGCGCGAGCGACGTCGCGGGCGGCGCCGTGAAGAAGTGGCCGCAGCGGCTTACCGCGGTGCCGCCCAGGGTGTCCCGCGGCGGCATCAGGGGCGTCACGACCAAGTCGTTCGCGCAGGACACGGAGCTGTGGCGGAGGAGGGTCCGGCACTACAAGTCGGTGATCAGCCAGTTCGAGAAGAAGGGGCGGTACCGCAACGTGCTGGACATGAACGCGCGCCTCGGCGGCTTCgccgcggcgctggcggcggcgggcgaccCCCTGTGGGTCATGAACATGGTCCCGACCGTGGGGAACACGACCACGCTAGGGGCCATCTACGAGCGCGGCCTCATCGGGAGCTACCAGGACTG GTGCGAGGGCATGTCTACCTACCCGAGGACCTACGATCTCATCCACGCGGATTCGGTGTTCACCCTGTACAAGAACAG GTGCGAGATGGACAGAATTCTGCTGGAGATGGACAGGGTCCTGAGGCCCCGGGGCACGGTGATCATCAGGGACGACGTGGACATGCTGGTGAAGGTCAAGAGCGTAGCGGACGGGATGAGGTGGGACAGCCAGATCGTCGACCACGAGGACGGCCCGCTCGTCAGGGAGAAGATCCTCCTGGTTGTGAAGAAGTACTGGACTGCCCAGGACCAAGACCAGTAG